One genomic segment of Pseudomonas sp. RU47 includes these proteins:
- a CDS encoding alkene reductase, which translates to MTDQNLFTPYTLGSLTLANRIVLAPLTRNRAGEGFVPSEFAATYYSQRASAGLLISEASQISRQGQGYQDTPGIYTQAQIDGWRKVTAAVHEQGAKIFLQLWHVGRVSHVDLQENGAAPVAPSAIRPATKVFVNNRFEDVSAPRALEISELPGIVNDFRQAAVNAIAAGFDGVEIHGANGYLLDQFIKDGANVRTDAYGGSIENRARLLLEVTAAVVAEIGADRTGIRLSPVSPANGVSSSDPQGQFDYIVEQLDALGIVYLHVVEGATGGPRDVAPFDFGALRQRFKNTYIANNGYDLDLANARIAEDHADLIAFGRPFIGNPDLVERLAAGAPLAGFNPATLYGGGAEGYIDYPTLAEWSASAQ; encoded by the coding sequence CTGACCCGCAATCGAGCGGGCGAAGGCTTTGTGCCCAGTGAGTTCGCAGCCACCTATTACAGTCAGCGCGCCTCTGCAGGCCTGCTGATTTCCGAGGCTTCGCAGATCTCCCGACAGGGCCAGGGCTATCAGGACACCCCGGGGATTTACACGCAGGCGCAGATCGATGGCTGGCGCAAGGTGACCGCTGCGGTGCACGAACAAGGCGCGAAGATCTTTCTGCAACTGTGGCATGTCGGTCGTGTTTCACATGTTGATCTTCAAGAAAACGGCGCCGCACCTGTAGCGCCCTCGGCGATACGCCCGGCGACCAAAGTGTTCGTCAACAACCGTTTTGAAGACGTTTCCGCGCCGCGAGCACTGGAGATCAGCGAACTCCCGGGGATCGTCAACGATTTCCGCCAGGCAGCGGTCAACGCGATCGCCGCTGGGTTCGATGGTGTGGAAATCCACGGTGCCAACGGCTATTTGCTCGATCAATTCATCAAGGATGGCGCCAACGTGCGCACCGATGCCTACGGCGGCTCGATTGAAAATCGTGCGCGCTTGTTGCTGGAAGTGACGGCAGCAGTCGTCGCCGAGATTGGCGCAGATCGCACCGGCATTCGCCTCTCGCCGGTGTCGCCGGCCAACGGGGTGTCGAGCAGCGACCCGCAAGGGCAGTTCGATTACATCGTCGAGCAACTCGATGCGCTGGGCATCGTTTATCTGCATGTGGTCGAAGGCGCAACCGGCGGGCCGCGCGATGTCGCGCCGTTCGATTTCGGCGCTCTGCGCCAGCGATTCAAAAACACCTACATCGCCAACAACGGCTACGACCTCGACCTGGCGAACGCGCGGATTGCCGAGGACCACGCCGATCTGATCGCCTTCGGTCGCCCGTTCATTGGCAATCCCGATCTGGTCGAGCGCCTGGCGGCCGGTGCGCCGCTGGCCGGTTTCAACCCCGCCACCCTGTATGGCGGCGGTGCGGAAGGCTACATCGACTATCCGACCTTGGCTGAATGGAGCGCTAGTGCTCAGTAA
- a CDS encoding SDR family NAD(P)-dependent oxidoreductase, with amino-acid sequence MNAHPTVLITGASTGIGAVYAERFAQRGHDLVLVARDLQRLETLAAKLRSEYSVAIDVLQADLTQLSDLHTVETRLRDDARIGILVNNAGAAQSGNFIEQSTDKVANLVALNTTALVRLASAIAPRLAKAGDGAIINIGSVVGLAPEFGMSVYGATKAFVLFLSQGLSLELSPLGVYVQAVLPAATRTEIWDRAGIDINTLSEIMEVTDLVDAALVGFDRREPVTIPPLHEGERWDALQTARQGLLSQIRQSAVAQRYLA; translated from the coding sequence ATGAACGCCCACCCTACTGTTCTTATCACTGGCGCCTCGACCGGCATCGGCGCGGTTTACGCCGAACGTTTCGCCCAACGCGGGCATGATCTGGTGCTGGTCGCCCGCGATCTTCAGCGCCTGGAAACGCTCGCCGCGAAGTTGCGCAGCGAATACAGCGTCGCCATTGATGTGCTGCAGGCCGACCTGACCCAACTCAGCGATCTGCACACCGTCGAAACGCGCCTGCGCGACGATGCGCGCATTGGCATCCTCGTCAATAACGCGGGCGCCGCGCAGTCCGGCAACTTCATCGAGCAGAGCACCGACAAAGTGGCCAATCTGGTCGCCCTCAACACCACGGCACTGGTGCGGCTCGCCAGCGCCATCGCTCCCCGTCTGGCAAAGGCCGGTGACGGCGCCATCATCAACATCGGCTCGGTGGTCGGTCTGGCCCCGGAGTTCGGCATGTCGGTCTACGGCGCGACCAAAGCGTTTGTCCTGTTCCTGTCTCAGGGCCTGAGTCTGGAACTGTCGCCGTTGGGCGTCTACGTACAAGCCGTGCTGCCGGCCGCGACGCGTACCGAGATCTGGGATCGCGCAGGCATCGATATCAACACCTTGAGCGAGATCATGGAAGTCACCGATCTGGTCGATGCAGCGTTGGTCGGTTTCGATCGTCGCGAACCGGTGACCATTCCACCGCTGCATGAAGGTGAGCGCTGGGATGCCTTGCAGACCGCGCGGCAGGGCCTGCTGTCGCAGATCCGCCAGTCGGCAGTCGCGCAGCGTTACCTGGCGTGA
- a CDS encoding alpha/beta fold hydrolase, with the protein MEPMPFVKAANQSILVGGTAFAYRDLGPKSAVPLILLNHWGAALDDFDPRIVDGLARTRRVLAIDYRGVGGSGGTAPLTVAQMADDVISLIAALEFTSVDLLGFSLGGFVAQDIALKAPALVRRLILTGTGPAGGVGIAKVGAVSWPLMFKGLLTLRDPKFHLFFTTTTSGRRAATDFLQRLKERRKDRDKRPTPSAFLRQLRAIKAWGKQTPQNLGGLQIPTLVVNGDNDIMVPTVNSIDLAKRIPYAQLIIYEDAGHGAIFQNYADFVSKAQAFLDN; encoded by the coding sequence ATGGAACCAATGCCTTTCGTCAAAGCCGCCAACCAATCGATTCTGGTTGGCGGCACGGCCTTCGCCTATCGCGACCTCGGCCCAAAATCGGCGGTGCCGCTGATCCTGCTCAATCATTGGGGCGCAGCACTTGACGACTTCGACCCGCGAATCGTCGATGGTCTGGCGCGAACCCGGCGCGTGCTCGCCATTGACTATCGCGGTGTCGGTGGCTCAGGCGGCACCGCGCCCCTGACCGTCGCGCAGATGGCCGACGACGTCATCAGCCTGATCGCTGCGCTGGAATTCACCAGCGTCGATCTGCTGGGTTTTTCCCTCGGCGGATTCGTTGCTCAGGACATCGCGCTCAAAGCGCCCGCGTTGGTGCGGCGCCTGATTCTGACCGGCACCGGACCGGCTGGCGGAGTCGGTATCGCCAAGGTCGGCGCGGTTTCCTGGCCACTGATGTTCAAGGGTTTGTTGACCCTGCGCGATCCCAAGTTCCACCTGTTTTTCACCACAACCACCAGCGGACGGCGGGCCGCGACAGACTTCCTGCAACGTTTGAAAGAACGCCGCAAAGACCGCGACAAGCGCCCGACACCCAGCGCTTTTCTACGGCAGTTGAGAGCCATCAAGGCATGGGGAAAACAGACGCCACAGAACCTTGGCGGCCTGCAAATCCCGACGCTGGTGGTCAACGGTGACAACGACATCATGGTGCCGACGGTCAACTCGATTGATCTGGCGAAGCGGATTCCCTACGCGCAACTGATCATTTATGAAGACGCCGGACACGGCGCGATTTTCCAGAACTACGCTGACTTTGTCAGCAAGGCGCAGGCGTTTCTCGACAACTGA
- a CDS encoding NADP-dependent oxidoreductase, which produces MKAYFIDRYGKQNGRIGDVSEPVPGAHDVLIEVHAASVNVLDSKIRSGEFKLILPYSFPLVLGNDCAGVVIAVGAAVKGFKPGDAVYARVPEQRIGTFAERIAVEQNAVALKPANLSMEQAAAIPLVALTAWQALVDIARLQKGQKVLIHAGSGGVGTIAIQLAKRLGAVVATTTSTANVEWVKALGADVVIDYKQQHFEEELRDYDVVLNSLGSDVLENSLKVLKPGGQLISISGPPTAEFAKAQGLAWPLRQVMRLLSLSIRRKARKQDVRYSFLFMRANGAQLQEITTLIEAGEIKPVLDRTFAFESAGEALTYVEQGRAKGKVIVQIK; this is translated from the coding sequence ATGAAAGCTTATTTTATCGATCGTTACGGCAAGCAGAACGGGCGTATTGGCGATGTCTCCGAGCCTGTACCCGGCGCCCATGACGTGCTGATTGAAGTCCATGCAGCCAGCGTCAACGTACTCGATTCAAAGATTCGCAGCGGCGAGTTCAAACTGATTCTGCCGTACTCATTCCCCTTGGTGCTGGGCAACGATTGTGCCGGCGTGGTGATTGCGGTTGGCGCAGCGGTCAAGGGGTTCAAGCCCGGCGACGCGGTGTATGCACGCGTGCCCGAACAGCGAATCGGCACCTTCGCCGAGCGAATCGCCGTCGAGCAAAACGCCGTGGCGTTGAAGCCAGCCAACCTCAGCATGGAACAGGCCGCTGCGATTCCTTTGGTCGCCCTGACAGCCTGGCAAGCATTGGTCGACATCGCCCGTTTGCAAAAGGGTCAGAAGGTCCTGATTCACGCCGGTTCCGGCGGTGTCGGAACAATCGCCATTCAACTGGCCAAGCGCCTCGGCGCTGTTGTCGCGACCACCACCAGCACCGCGAATGTCGAATGGGTTAAAGCGCTGGGCGCAGATGTGGTGATTGATTACAAACAGCAGCACTTCGAGGAGGAACTGCGCGACTACGACGTGGTGCTGAACAGCCTCGGCTCCGACGTTCTGGAAAACTCGCTCAAGGTACTCAAACCGGGTGGTCAGCTGATTTCCATATCAGGCCCGCCAACTGCCGAGTTCGCCAAGGCGCAGGGCCTGGCCTGGCCGCTGCGGCAAGTCATGCGCTTGTTGAGCCTGAGCATTCGGCGCAAGGCGCGCAAGCAGGATGTCCGTTACAGCTTCCTGTTTATGCGGGCCAACGGTGCACAACTGCAAGAAATCACCACCCTGATTGAAGCCGGCGAAATAAAGCCCGTGCTGGATCGCACCTTCGCCTTCGAGTCAGCGGGCGAAGCCCTGACTTACGTCGAACAGGGCCGTGCGAAAGGCAAGGTAATCGTGCAGATCAAATAG